The proteins below are encoded in one region of Rhizobacter sp.:
- a CDS encoding DUF1801 domain-containing protein, whose protein sequence is MPSSQKPPKLLSGGNPQIAKGDGDAPVQAYIAAMPDWKRNIGRQLDALIERSVPGVRKAVKWNSPFYGVEGQGWFVSYHCFTHYVKVTFFRGTSLDPLPPGESKTAEARYLDIREDGIPDEAQLASWLKQAAAIPGWDGGSPSAGGKAM, encoded by the coding sequence ATGCCCTCGTCCCAGAAGCCACCGAAGCTGCTCTCCGGCGGCAACCCGCAGATCGCCAAAGGCGATGGCGATGCACCCGTGCAGGCCTACATCGCCGCCATGCCCGACTGGAAGCGCAACATCGGCCGCCAGCTCGACGCTCTCATCGAGCGCAGCGTGCCCGGCGTGCGCAAGGCGGTGAAGTGGAACTCGCCGTTCTACGGCGTCGAAGGCCAGGGCTGGTTCGTCAGCTACCACTGCTTCACCCACTACGTGAAGGTGACCTTCTTCCGCGGCACTTCGCTCGACCCCCTGCCGCCGGGTGAATCGAAGACTGCGGAAGCGCGTTACCTCGACATCCGCGAAGACGGCATCCCCGACGAGGCGCAACTCGCCTCGTGGCTGAAGCAGGCCGCCGCCATCCCCGGCTGGGACGGCGGCTCGCCGAGCGCCGGCGGCAAGGCGATGTAG
- a CDS encoding helix-turn-helix transcriptional regulator, translating to MDAASHEAWPVERLAEVSGVSAAHFARQFKQAFGVPPHRYLLTRRIERATALLRDTDQPVIDIAFQTGWESLGTFGRTFRDITGESPSVVRERARAEAQDLSRVPHCVVSAAQRPHLTTAVSEKRRREAKPITGTLNGDDSKEIP from the coding sequence ATGGACGCCGCCTCGCACGAGGCCTGGCCCGTGGAGCGCCTGGCCGAGGTGAGCGGCGTCTCGGCGGCGCACTTCGCGCGCCAGTTCAAGCAGGCCTTCGGCGTGCCACCGCACCGCTACCTGCTCACGCGGCGCATCGAGCGGGCCACCGCCCTCTTGCGCGACACCGACCAGCCCGTCATCGACATCGCCTTCCAGACCGGCTGGGAAAGCCTCGGCACCTTCGGCCGCACCTTCCGCGACATCACCGGCGAAAGCCCGAGCGTCGTGCGCGAGCGCGCCCGTGCCGAAGCGCAGGACTTGAGCCGCGTGCCGCATTGCGTGGTGAGCGCCGCGCAGCGCCCGCACCTCACCACAGCAGTTTCGGAGAAGCGCCGCCGCGAGGCGAAGCCTATAACTGGAACCCTCAACGGTGACGACTCGAAGGAGATTCCATGA
- a CDS encoding VOC family protein, whose translation MTQVQVVGLYVNDQDEALRFYVDKLGFKVHTDVRNGPYRWLTVQHPDQPSFQLGLFVPGPPVHDEATAQMLREVLAKGAMPPLVLEVDNCRAVYDRLLGKGVEFTQEPIERFGTVDAGFRDPAGNGWKMIQSRR comes from the coding sequence ATGACACAAGTGCAAGTGGTGGGTTTGTATGTGAACGACCAGGACGAAGCGCTCCGCTTCTACGTCGACAAGCTCGGCTTCAAGGTGCACACCGACGTGCGCAACGGCCCCTACCGCTGGCTGACGGTGCAGCACCCCGACCAGCCGTCGTTCCAGCTCGGCCTCTTCGTGCCCGGCCCGCCGGTGCACGACGAGGCCACCGCGCAGATGCTGCGCGAGGTGCTCGCCAAAGGCGCGATGCCGCCGCTGGTGCTGGAGGTCGACAACTGTCGCGCGGTGTACGACCGCCTGCTCGGCAAAGGCGTGGAGTTCACGCAGGAGCCCATCGAGCGCTTCGGCACGGTCGACGCCGGGTTTCGCGACCCGGCGGGCAACGGCTGGAAGATGATCCAGTCTCGCCGGTGA
- a CDS encoding DUF1801 domain-containing protein, whose translation MATKKSSTGNEDASALIDRRIAELGGWRGETLSQLRALIQEAVPDVVEEWKWGNPVWSSNGILCTGEAYKAAVKTTFAKGASVPDPAGLFNSSLNGNVRRAIDFREGDTLDKKALKALFKAAAQVNQAAAKK comes from the coding sequence ATGGCGACGAAGAAGAGTTCCACCGGCAATGAAGACGCCTCGGCCCTGATCGACCGCCGCATCGCCGAACTCGGCGGCTGGCGCGGCGAGACGCTTTCCCAGCTGCGTGCGCTGATCCAGGAAGCGGTGCCCGACGTGGTGGAAGAGTGGAAGTGGGGCAACCCGGTGTGGTCGTCGAACGGCATCCTCTGCACCGGCGAGGCCTACAAGGCGGCGGTGAAGACGACCTTCGCCAAGGGTGCCTCGGTGCCCGACCCGGCCGGGCTCTTCAACTCCAGCCTCAACGGCAACGTGCGCCGAGCGATCGACTTCCGCGAGGGCGACACGCTCGACAAGAAGGCGTTGAAGGCACTCTTCAAGGCGGCGGCGCAGGTGAACCAGGCGGCGGCGAAGAAGTAG
- a CDS encoding TetR family transcriptional regulator, translating into MNEPVHRARPSAKRAGSARKEPTRTNDPERTKANILEVAEAEFGEKGLAGARIDEIAAATNTSKRMIYYYFGSKEGLYLAVLEEAYRRVRDVEAELHLQDLQPEEALRRLVAFTFDHHLHHENYIRLVMSENIHRGEYLAQSPRIQELNVPAIAAIKNLYERGVKTGVFRKGLNPIDIHASISALSFFNVSNRHTFSLIFKLDMTSPAYIAERRENVVEMIVRFVRKG; encoded by the coding sequence ATGAACGAACCAGTACACCGCGCACGCCCGTCGGCCAAGCGGGCGGGCTCGGCCCGCAAGGAGCCGACCCGCACCAACGACCCCGAGCGCACGAAGGCCAACATCCTCGAAGTGGCCGAGGCCGAGTTCGGCGAGAAGGGGCTGGCCGGTGCCCGCATCGACGAGATCGCCGCGGCGACCAACACGTCGAAGCGCATGATCTATTACTACTTCGGCAGCAAGGAAGGTCTCTACCTCGCGGTGCTCGAGGAAGCCTACCGCCGGGTGCGCGACGTCGAGGCCGAGCTGCACCTGCAAGACCTGCAGCCCGAAGAGGCGCTGCGCCGCCTGGTCGCCTTCACCTTCGACCACCACCTGCACCACGAGAACTACATCCGCCTCGTGATGTCGGAGAACATCCACCGCGGCGAGTACCTGGCGCAGAGCCCGCGCATCCAGGAGCTCAACGTGCCGGCCATCGCCGCCATCAAGAACCTCTACGAGCGGGGCGTGAAGACCGGCGTCTTCCGCAAGGGCCTGAACCCGATCGACATCCACGCGTCGATCTCGGCGTTGAGCTTCTTCAATGTCTCCAACCGCCACACCTTCAGCCTGATCTTCAAGCTCGACATGACCTCGCCGGCGTACATCGCCGAGCGCCGCGAGAACGTGGTCGAGATGATCGTGCGCTTCGTGCGCAAGGGCTGA
- a CDS encoding TRAP transporter small permease, with translation MLDRSIDGMCRLFGMLMVACLALMVLMVFGNVVLRYGFNSGITASEELSRWLFVWMTFLGAIVAVRKHAHLGTDALVSRLPLAGKKLCFVAAHGLMLYICWLMGRGAWQQTVINVDTTSAVMQLPMAWLYASGVVFAVLAGAFILIELVRLVTGRLSDAELIGVAESDDMPHGNPTVRDDKARP, from the coding sequence ATGCTCGACAGATCGATCGACGGGATGTGCCGCCTTTTCGGCATGCTGATGGTGGCCTGCCTCGCGCTGATGGTGCTGATGGTGTTCGGCAACGTGGTGCTGCGCTACGGCTTCAACTCGGGCATCACCGCATCGGAAGAGCTCTCGCGCTGGCTCTTCGTGTGGATGACCTTCCTCGGGGCTATCGTTGCGGTGCGCAAGCACGCGCACCTGGGCACCGATGCGCTGGTCTCGCGCCTGCCGCTCGCCGGCAAGAAGCTGTGCTTCGTGGCCGCGCACGGGCTGATGCTCTACATCTGCTGGCTGATGGGCCGCGGCGCGTGGCAGCAGACGGTGATCAACGTCGACACCACCAGTGCGGTGATGCAGCTGCCGATGGCCTGGCTCTACGCGAGCGGCGTCGTCTTCGCGGTGCTGGCCGGCGCCTTCATCCTGATCGAACTCGTGCGCCTCGTCACCGGCCGCTTGAGTGATGCCGAGCTGATCGGCGTGGCCGAGTCCGACGACATGCCGCATGGCAACCCCACCGTGCGCGACGACAAGGCGCGGCCATGA
- a CDS encoding TRAP transporter large permease subunit → MTIAIFLGALLGAMALGVPISFSLLVCGAALMLHLDMFDAQILAQNTIEGANSFPLLAVPFFMLAGEIMNAGGLSRRIVNFAMTLVGHVRGGLGYVGIMAAIIMAALSGSAVADAAALAALLLPMMNRAGYDTARSSGLLSAASIIAPVIPPSIAFVVFGVAANVSISKLFMAGIVPGLMLGAALWVTWWVLVRKEKIQPAPRASRTEVLVALKDATFALVLPAIVVVGLKFGVFTPTEAAVVAAVYALFVSTVVYRELKLSQLYGLFLSAAQTTAVIMFLVAAAMVSAWMITVANLPAELTALLKPLLDQPTLLLVMLMVITMLVGTAMDMTPTILILTPVFMPLVKAAGIDPVYFGVLFVINNAIGLITPPVGTVLSTVAGVGKVSMDAVTRGVWPFMLAQFAVMFLMVFFPAIVTVPARWFYG, encoded by the coding sequence ATGACCATCGCGATCTTTCTCGGCGCGCTGCTGGGCGCGATGGCCCTGGGCGTGCCGATCTCGTTCTCGCTGCTGGTGTGCGGCGCGGCGCTCATGCTTCACCTCGACATGTTCGACGCGCAGATCCTCGCGCAGAACACCATCGAAGGCGCCAACAGCTTCCCGCTGCTCGCCGTGCCCTTTTTCATGCTGGCCGGCGAGATCATGAACGCGGGCGGCCTGTCGCGGCGCATCGTCAACTTCGCGATGACGCTGGTGGGCCACGTGCGTGGGGGCCTGGGCTACGTGGGCATCATGGCCGCGATCATCATGGCCGCGCTCTCGGGCTCGGCGGTGGCCGATGCCGCGGCACTCGCCGCGCTGCTGCTGCCGATGATGAACCGCGCCGGTTACGACACCGCGCGCTCGTCGGGCCTGCTGTCGGCGGCCAGCATCATCGCGCCGGTCATTCCGCCGAGCATTGCCTTCGTGGTGTTTGGCGTGGCGGCCAACGTGTCGATCTCCAAGCTCTTCATGGCCGGCATCGTGCCCGGCCTGATGCTCGGCGCGGCGCTCTGGGTCACCTGGTGGGTGCTGGTGCGCAAGGAGAAGATCCAGCCCGCCCCGCGCGCCAGCCGCACCGAGGTGCTGGTGGCGCTGAAGGATGCGACCTTCGCGCTCGTGCTGCCGGCCATCGTGGTCGTGGGCCTGAAGTTCGGCGTCTTCACACCCACCGAAGCCGCGGTGGTGGCCGCGGTGTACGCGCTCTTCGTGTCGACCGTCGTCTACCGCGAGCTGAAGCTCTCGCAGCTCTACGGCCTCTTCCTGTCGGCGGCGCAGACCACCGCGGTGATCATGTTCCTAGTGGCCGCGGCGATGGTCTCGGCCTGGATGATCACGGTGGCGAATCTGCCGGCCGAGCTCACCGCGCTGCTCAAGCCCTTGCTCGACCAGCCCACGCTGCTGCTCGTGATGCTGATGGTGATCACCATGCTCGTGGGCACGGCGATGGACATGACGCCCACCATCCTCATCCTCACGCCGGTCTTCATGCCGCTGGTGAAGGCAGCCGGCATCGACCCCGTCTACTTCGGCGTGCTCTTCGTCATCAACAACGCCATCGGCCTCATCACACCGCCGGTGGGCACCGTGCTCAGCACCGTGGCCGGTGTCGGCAAGGTCAGCATGGATGCGGTCACGCGCGGCGTGTGGCCCTTCATGCTGGCGCAGTTCGCCGTCATGTTCCTGATGGTCTTCTTCCCCGCAATCGTGACGGTGCCGGCGCGCTGGTTCTACGGTTGA
- a CDS encoding TRAP transporter substrate-binding protein yields the protein MKRIVLKSLVLLAAVAAVGAAQAQTRTIKFANQNAKGHPIVQGMEKFAEIVEAKSGGKLKVNVFPGGALGSDQANLSALQGGTLEMASMNSGIFASIVKDFAVYDFPFLFSTPKEVAAVVDGPVGQQLHAKLDEKGLIGLTYYELGFRQITNSKRPINKVEDIAGLKLRVIPNPINIDWVNALGANPTPLPFPELYAALEQKAVDGQENPVATIQGAKLNEVQKYMVLTNHQYNPQSVVVSKKFWESLSPADRKLLQDAAVESAKFQREQSRNAAAGILDALKKAGMQVTELPPAEMAKLRDKMKPVIAKHTANVGEATVKAVLADIEAARK from the coding sequence ATGAAACGCATCGTCCTGAAGAGCCTCGTCTTGCTCGCTGCCGTGGCCGCTGTCGGCGCCGCACAGGCCCAGACCCGCACCATCAAGTTCGCGAACCAGAACGCGAAGGGCCACCCCATCGTGCAGGGCATGGAGAAGTTCGCCGAGATCGTGGAAGCGAAGTCGGGCGGCAAGCTCAAGGTCAACGTCTTCCCCGGCGGCGCACTCGGCAGCGACCAGGCCAACCTCTCGGCGCTGCAAGGCGGCACGCTGGAGATGGCCTCGATGAACTCGGGCATCTTCGCGAGCATCGTCAAGGACTTCGCGGTCTACGACTTTCCCTTCCTCTTCTCCACGCCGAAGGAAGTGGCGGCCGTGGTCGACGGCCCGGTGGGCCAGCAGCTGCACGCCAAGCTCGACGAGAAGGGCCTGATCGGCCTCACCTATTACGAGCTGGGCTTCCGCCAGATCACCAACAGCAAGCGGCCCATCAACAAGGTGGAAGACATCGCCGGCCTGAAGCTGCGCGTGATTCCCAACCCGATCAACATCGACTGGGTGAATGCCCTCGGTGCGAACCCGACGCCGCTGCCGTTCCCAGAGTTGTATGCCGCGCTGGAGCAGAAGGCCGTCGACGGGCAGGAGAACCCGGTCGCCACCATCCAGGGCGCCAAGCTCAACGAGGTGCAGAAGTACATGGTGCTCACCAACCACCAGTACAACCCGCAGTCGGTGGTGGTGAGCAAGAAGTTCTGGGAATCGCTCTCGCCCGCCGACCGCAAGCTCCTGCAAGACGCCGCCGTGGAGTCGGCCAAATTCCAGCGTGAGCAGTCGCGCAACGCCGCGGCCGGCATCCTCGACGCGCTGAAGAAAGCCGGCATGCAGGTCACCGAGCTGCCACCGGCCGAGATGGCCAAGCTGCGCGACAAGATGAAGCCGGTGATCGCCAAGCACACGGCCAACGTGGGCGAGGCGACGGTGAAGGCCGTGCTGGCCGACATCGAAGCCGCGCGCAAGTAA
- a CDS encoding shikimate dehydrogenase: protein MIDGSTEVIAHLGYPTHAFKAPLVYNPYFESAGINAVVVPMGCRPEAFTAALKGLFQLENLRGALITMPHKVSVVELLDEATPAVQVSGACNAVKRLPDGRLLGDQFDGAGFVRGIERKGLTLAGARALVVGCGGVGSAIAASLAAAKVAHLALFDVNAASADELAQRLHTHFPSVDASTGRHDPEGFDLVVNATPLGMNPGDPLPVDVARLAPGTFVGEVVMKTEMTAFLQAAKARGCRVQVGTDMLFEMIPPYLEFFGFPTTTPEHLRAVARLQYEETRP from the coding sequence GTGATCGACGGCAGCACCGAGGTCATCGCGCACCTCGGCTACCCCACGCACGCCTTCAAGGCGCCGCTGGTCTACAACCCGTACTTCGAATCGGCGGGCATCAACGCCGTCGTGGTGCCGATGGGCTGCAGGCCCGAGGCCTTCACGGCGGCGCTCAAGGGCCTCTTCCAACTGGAGAACCTGCGTGGTGCGCTGATCACCATGCCGCACAAGGTGAGCGTGGTCGAGCTGCTCGACGAGGCCACGCCCGCCGTGCAGGTGTCGGGGGCCTGCAACGCGGTGAAGAGGCTGCCCGATGGCCGGCTGCTGGGCGACCAGTTCGACGGCGCCGGCTTCGTGCGCGGCATCGAGCGCAAGGGGCTGACGCTCGCCGGCGCACGCGCGCTGGTGGTGGGTTGCGGTGGGGTGGGCTCGGCCATCGCCGCCTCGCTCGCCGCAGCGAAGGTGGCGCATCTCGCGCTCTTCGATGTCAACGCCGCGTCGGCCGATGAACTTGCGCAGCGCCTGCACACGCACTTCCCGTCGGTCGATGCGAGCACCGGCCGCCACGACCCCGAAGGCTTCGACCTCGTGGTGAATGCCACGCCGCTCGGCATGAACCCGGGCGACCCGCTGCCCGTCGACGTGGCGCGCCTCGCGCCTGGCACCTTCGTCGGCGAGGTGGTGATGAAGACCGAGATGACGGCCTTCCTGCAGGCCGCGAAAGCACGGGGCTGCCGTGTGCAGGTGGGCACCGACATGCTGTTCGAGATGATCCCGCCGTACCTGGAGTTCTTCGGTTTCCCGACGACGACGCCCGAGCACCTGCGCGCCGTCGCTCGCCTGCAGTACGAGGAGACACGACCATGA
- a CDS encoding 4-hydroxyphenylpyruvate dioxygenase yields the protein MSDLLLDPVRAREPVQASFSDEHNPLGLNGIEFVEYATSAPQALGQVLEMMGFRPVARHRSREVMLYRQGGFNLIVNAHPAAGPEAPLTAPPTPTISAIALRVRNANEVHRHVLDRGGWDAPTHPQAMELNIPAIHGVGGSRIHFVDRYREFSIYDVDFVPIVGAEQQPPGIAGLHFFGVVQYIGFGRSEDWIEFYAELLGTTLIPDERRFGILPAGKLLQAPSTEPGNGFMLQLVEPPLDAESPNEQFQRIGLGVPDVLAAVRSLRALGMEFVETDAAHTERRGALTKTYLGGVAFELVQSGAAA from the coding sequence ATGAGCGATCTGCTGCTGGACCCCGTTCGTGCACGCGAGCCGGTGCAGGCTTCTTTCAGCGACGAGCACAACCCGCTCGGGCTCAACGGCATCGAGTTCGTCGAATACGCCACCTCGGCCCCACAGGCCCTGGGTCAGGTGCTCGAGATGATGGGCTTTCGCCCCGTGGCGCGGCACCGCTCGCGCGAAGTGATGCTGTACCGCCAGGGCGGGTTCAACCTCATCGTCAACGCGCACCCGGCCGCGGGCCCCGAGGCGCCGTTGACGGCCCCGCCCACGCCGACGATCAGCGCCATCGCCCTGCGCGTGCGCAACGCCAACGAGGTGCACCGCCACGTGCTCGACCGTGGCGGCTGGGATGCCCCGACCCACCCGCAGGCGATGGAACTCAACATCCCCGCCATCCACGGCGTGGGGGGCAGCCGCATCCACTTCGTCGACCGCTACCGCGAGTTCTCGATCTACGACGTGGACTTCGTGCCCATCGTCGGCGCCGAGCAGCAACCGCCCGGCATCGCGGGCCTGCACTTCTTCGGCGTGGTGCAGTACATCGGCTTCGGCCGCAGCGAAGACTGGATCGAGTTCTACGCCGAGCTGCTCGGCACCACGCTGATCCCCGACGAGCGGCGCTTCGGCATCCTCCCGGCCGGCAAGCTGCTGCAAGCGCCGTCCACCGAGCCGGGCAACGGCTTCATGTTGCAGCTGGTGGAGCCGCCGCTCGATGCGGAGTCGCCCAACGAGCAATTCCAGCGCATCGGCCTCGGCGTGCCCGACGTGCTGGCGGCGGTGCGCAGCCTGCGTGCACTCGGCATGGAGTTCGTCGAGACCGACGCGGCCCACACCGAGCGTCGCGGCGCATTGACGAAGACCTACCTCGGCGGTGTCGCCTTCGAACTCGTGCAGAGCGGGGCCGCAGCATGA
- a CDS encoding sugar phosphate isomerase/epimerase gives MSIQGFGMDTISLAGPLEAKLDAMRAAGFDQVMLKANDLVGHPQGWRAAVAAVKASGLRGTGFQVLRDFEGLSGHLHHYKLDIAKTMLEMCAALGCDVLLACSSTSTHASADLDHIARDLRKLAMLAIPHGIRIAYEGLSWGRTVNEYTTAWDVVGRADCPNLGLCFDSFHALAAKTPLDGIDELDPQKIFLVQLSDFMWQETRTFEERMATARTFRVFPGEGVHTATVVEMVRRLDALGYEGDYSFEVFNDDYVQMPLPMVCERARRSAQWLADDVLRRAAPQPNQLRLRRMRG, from the coding sequence ATGAGCATCCAGGGCTTCGGCATGGACACCATCAGCCTGGCAGGCCCGCTGGAAGCCAAGCTCGATGCCATGCGCGCGGCCGGCTTCGACCAGGTGATGCTCAAGGCCAACGACCTCGTCGGCCACCCGCAAGGCTGGCGGGCCGCGGTGGCGGCGGTGAAGGCGAGCGGCCTGCGCGGCACCGGCTTCCAGGTGCTGCGCGACTTCGAGGGTTTGAGCGGCCACCTGCACCACTACAAGCTCGACATCGCGAAGACCATGCTCGAGATGTGCGCCGCGCTCGGCTGCGACGTGCTGCTTGCCTGCTCATCGACCTCCACCCACGCCAGCGCCGACCTCGACCACATCGCCCGCGACCTGCGCAAGCTCGCCATGCTGGCCATCCCGCACGGCATCCGCATCGCCTACGAAGGCCTGTCGTGGGGCCGCACGGTGAACGAGTACACCACCGCGTGGGACGTGGTGGGCCGTGCCGATTGCCCCAACCTCGGCTTGTGCTTCGACTCCTTCCACGCGCTGGCCGCGAAGACGCCGCTCGACGGCATCGACGAACTCGACCCGCAGAAGATCTTCCTCGTGCAGCTGTCCGACTTCATGTGGCAGGAGACGCGCACCTTCGAGGAACGCATGGCCACCGCGCGCACCTTCCGCGTCTTCCCCGGTGAAGGCGTGCACACCGCGACGGTGGTCGAGATGGTGCGCAGGCTCGATGCGCTCGGCTACGAGGGCGACTACAGCTTCGAGGTCTTCAACGACGACTACGTGCAGATGCCGCTGCCGATGGTGTGCGAGCGCGCAAGGCGCTCGGCCCAGTGGCTGGCCGACGACGTGCTGAGGCGTGCCGCGCCGCAGCCCAACCAGCTTCGCTTGCGCCGCATGCGCGGCTGA
- a CDS encoding porin encodes MKTALKPIALAAVALLAAGGAQAQSSVVLYGLVDLAVDHYKAGSASGAGNVWKLNDGVVNGLNGSRWGVRVSEDLGGGLKANAVLESGLSADTGALGQGGLAFGRQVFVGLSQASLGELRMGRQYILSDSVMGMTNPYGNASVANPGTASTNAGRNLPLWLNAPRANNVIQLATPNLGGFTGAVQLAPGEGTADRFHGVKLGFGSGPFNIAASYEWNKSRTTGDDINKSLTLGANYNFGPVKLLGGIQMNTDLALGSGNGAFIGNNLIVTGPAGGFTADEINGYTLGVQVPVGLLTLGANYTGVKYENAAGANATLGKAAVMGWYALSKSTFLYSGLSFSTGDLKDYIAENRVFQAGLRMAW; translated from the coding sequence ATGAAAACAGCTCTCAAACCCATTGCCCTGGCGGCCGTCGCACTCCTGGCCGCTGGCGGCGCGCAGGCGCAATCGAGCGTCGTGCTCTACGGCCTGGTCGACCTCGCCGTCGACCACTACAAGGCCGGCAGCGCCTCTGGCGCCGGCAACGTGTGGAAGTTGAACGATGGCGTCGTCAACGGCCTCAACGGCTCACGCTGGGGCGTGCGCGTGAGCGAAGACCTGGGCGGCGGGCTCAAGGCCAACGCCGTGCTGGAGAGCGGCCTCAGCGCCGACACCGGCGCCCTGGGCCAGGGTGGCCTTGCGTTTGGCCGGCAGGTGTTCGTCGGCCTCTCGCAGGCCTCGCTCGGCGAGCTGCGCATGGGCCGGCAGTACATCCTCTCCGACTCGGTGATGGGCATGACCAACCCCTATGGCAACGCCTCGGTGGCCAACCCCGGAACGGCGAGCACCAACGCCGGCCGCAACCTGCCGCTGTGGCTGAACGCGCCGCGGGCCAACAACGTGATCCAGCTCGCCACGCCCAACCTCGGCGGCTTCACCGGCGCGGTGCAGCTGGCGCCGGGCGAAGGCACGGCTGACCGCTTCCACGGCGTGAAGCTCGGCTTCGGCAGCGGCCCCTTCAACATCGCCGCTTCGTATGAGTGGAACAAGTCGCGCACCACCGGCGACGACATCAACAAGTCGCTCACGCTCGGGGCCAACTACAACTTCGGCCCGGTCAAGCTGCTCGGTGGCATTCAGATGAACACCGACCTCGCGCTCGGCTCGGGCAATGGCGCCTTCATCGGCAACAACCTCATCGTCACCGGCCCGGCCGGCGGTTTCACCGCCGACGAGATCAACGGCTACACCCTTGGCGTGCAGGTGCCGGTGGGCCTGCTGACGCTGGGGGCCAACTACACCGGCGTGAAGTACGAAAACGCGGCCGGCGCCAACGCCACCCTGGGCAAGGCCGCGGTGATGGGCTGGTATGCGCTGTCGAAGAGCACCTTCCTCTACTCGGGCCTGTCGTTCTCGACCGGCGACCTGAAGGACTACATCGCCGAGAACCGCGTCTTCCAGGCGGGCCTGCGCATGGCCTGGTGA